A stretch of DNA from Eriocheir sinensis breed Jianghai 21 chromosome 30, ASM2467909v1, whole genome shotgun sequence:
ATCCTTTCCTTCCACAGGTCTCATCGCGGGGGCATACGACTTTGCCTTCCTCCTATGCTCCATGCCAGTGTCCTACCTCGGGTCACGGGCGGGGAGCTGCAAGCCGCGATGGCTGGGCTGGGGCATCTTCATAATGGGTGCTGGGTCCTTCCTCTTTGCCCTGCCCCACTTCCTCGTGCCCTCCTACATCCCCAGCAGCAGCAACGCATCCTCCATCCTCTATTGCCTGCGCCAGGTAGGGGCGAGAGTGTTGGTGGGCTTTttcgttaatgttttttttctttcttattttacttgTGCTCATTAGTTGCCTCCTGAAGGTTGGTTTTATTAACATACCAATATCTCGTTtacttaaccaactgctcttcttTTGTCAGGAGGTTCATGTATAATTACTTGTTTTTAGTGTCTTGATCATTCCACCTTTCCACACAGCACTAATCTTCCACCCCATCCCCAGGGCACGAGAGAGAACCAGTGCGGGGTGTTGGTGGAGAACTGGCTGTCCTCGTACAGACACATCTTTGTGCTGGGACAGTTCCTGCACGGCGTGGGGGCGTCGCCGCTCTACACCCTGGGCATCACCTACCTCGATGAGTCCGTACCTGTCAAGATGTCCTCAGTCTACCTGGGTGAGTGTTGTGTACCTGTGTTGAAAGTAACTCAGAAAACATAGTCTCCTCACTCTGCAATGGTTCGTTTTTTTACCATTTAccatcacaacagccattctttAATTACCTTTGCTCTCTCAATGATCCATCTTGCTTGCTTtcacgaagtagtagtagtagtagtagtagtagcagtagtagtagcagcaacatcaccaccaccacctaccctaATCAAATATCATCGTTGCAGGCATCTTCTACGCCATGGCTGTGGTGGGTCCGGCGGCTGGGTATGTGTTGGGTGGACAGTTCCTCCGTGTGTACATCAACGCCCCCAAAGTGCTGCctgacaggtaaacacacacacacacacacacacacacacacaccttgagtaCCATTTCCTTAATTACCCTCATCACCCCTCTCaatatcaaccaccaccaccaccacctccactactcaTCACCATCCATCACCACAGCCACAGATAACACCATATACACCtccatttcatcaccatttcaCCTACTTGCCTTTACCACAATACCAGCTTCACCACCGTAACACCAGCACCCTCTCTCACAGGTACGGGTTGGAGGCGAGCAGCGACCTGTGGCTGGGCGGGTGGTGGATTGGGTTCCTGCTGTCCGGGTCACTCTGCATGTTGATCTCCTGGCCCATCATGGCATTCCCCGCGCAGCTGCCGGgtaagtttattttttatctccttctccactttccaataactcctcatcctctctttatcctcctcttctcttgtccctccttctttcctccaacatctcctcctcttcttctgtctctcttcctatctatatgactttcttccttgcccttctttccttctcttcctatctatatgactactccttcctccttgtcccttctttccttcctatcttccttcatccgtaCATATCATCACACTAACACcaccttcttcaccaccacccacaGGCGCAAAAGCAATCAAGGCATCACGAGTCTCCGAGGCCTATGGATCTACagcaggtgcaggaggaggaggaggaggaggaggcggaggaggaagggacatcacggcagcaggagcaggaggtggtGGGGCGGCAGGGTTCGGCAAGCTGCGGGACCTGCCGAAAGCCGTGAAGGTCCTGGCGCTTAACCCGACCTTCCTGGCCCTCTCCCTCGCTGGCGCCACGGAGGGGATTCTCTTGGCAGGGTTCGCAACCTTTACGCCGAAGTTCCTGGAGAATCAGTTTAGCATGGCGGCCAGTCTCGCGGCGCTGATTGTAGGTGAGTGGGTGAGGATACTGGTGGAtgttgtgggtgggtgagtgggtgattgTATGTGGTTGTAGGGGATTGTGTAAGTGATTGTAAGTGCGTAAATGATAGTGGGGTAGTGTATGAGAGATTGTGATagtttatgttaggttaggttaggataagttaggttaggataggttaggttaggttaggttaaattaggttaggttaggttagattaggttaggataggttaggttaaattaggttagtcagttagtcaggcaGTAGGttagttattttgttatttaattATACACCctatcagtcagttagtcaggcaAATGGttagttatttagttatttaATCATATAGCttgtcagtcagtctatcagtttgtcagtcaatcagtcagtcagtcaatgccCTTCCcaacattcctttttcttcctccttccttccttccttcctcctcctcctcctcctcctcctcctccatccacctaCCTTATCTgttaccacctcctcttcctttcttacttcatccttccttcttccaccttacTCCACCCAATCTTTTactgccttttccttcttcctttttcctccctccttccttactccaccttcttcctccctccttccttactccaccttcttcctccctccttcttccttactccaccttcttcctccctccttcttccttactccaccttcctccctccttccttactccaccttcttcctccctccctccttcctcctcctcctctttgttccacctaaccatcacctccactcatccactctcCAGGATTTGTGGTTGTGCCGGCGGGTGGAGGCGGAACGCTGCTGGGTGGGTGGATCATCAAGCGTCTCCACCTCTCCTGTTCCGGCATCCTGAAAATGTGCATCATCTTCTCTGTGGTGTGCGTCCTCTCCTGCCTCACCTTCGTCATCTCCTGCCCCAACATCGATTTCGCCGGCGTCAATGTGGAGTATGGGAATAGGTGAgtgggtgcttttttttt
This window harbors:
- the LOC127005408 gene encoding solute carrier organic anion transporter family member 4A1-like isoform X2, with product MGEVTLDPASLASSYSDSGFSSSQASISSDLDGSAAGLGSSRADLVAAEAEEEAGSCGWLCLRPRWLQHARTSKWVLFWLCWAAAAQGMVVNGFVNVCITTIEKRFNLRSTDAGLIAGAYDFAFLLCSMPVSYLGSRAGSCKPRWLGWGIFIMGAGSFLFALPHFLVPSYIPSSSNASSILYCLRQGTRENQCGVLVENWLSSYRHIFVLGQFLHGVGASPLYTLGITYLDESVPVKMSSVYLGIFYAMAVVGPAAGYVLGGQFLRVYINAPKVLPDRYGLEASSDLWLGGWWIGFLLSGSLCMLISWPIMAFPAQLPGAKAIKASRVSEAYGSTAGAGGGGGGGGGGGRDITAAGAGGGGAAGFGKLRDLPKAVKVLALNPTFLALSLAGATEGILLAGFATFTPKFLENQFSMAASLAALIVGFVVVPAGGGGTLLGGWIIKRLHLSCSGILKMCIIFSVVCVLSCLTFVISCPNIDFAGVNVEYGNRSTSPSAPSLIASCNQQCGCQDVAYSPVCGANNVMYFSPCHAGCSSMVEGQDGVKVFQECRCVAPSSPTAPPGDPRLAPDSALREKCPATCLLMPVFLAIFFVTMLLTFIISLPALSGTLRCVPDSHRSFALGLQWIVIRLLGTIPGPILFGVLFDHTCILWQSTCGRGGACRSYDNFHMSRYMMAVSVLFKFLSTILFIIAWWMYKAPPTSSDALPDPPLTLPIPHSSPATTPPITPKRKGFRGGRELRGVDNMGAELT